The DNA sequence GGGACGGTGTGATCGATGTCGGCCACCTCGGCCGGGCGATCACAACCCGGGAACCTACACGTCAGGTCACGGCAGCGGACGAAATCTGCCAGCGCCTGTGACGGCCGATAACCCGGCTCCGCCTGCAGCTCACTGCCTCCGATCACCGGCCGCAACCGGGCCCGGGCGGCCAGCGACTGCACCACGTCGGCCGGAACAGCGCCGAAACCGGGCAGGAATCCGGCTGCGTTCCCTTCCCCTGAGACGGTCGCCGCCTCGGCAAGGAGATGGATGACGATGTGGCCGGTGTCAGGAGAGCTGGTCGGCTTGACGGCGCAGTCATTCGAGCCGCAGCCGCAGCGCATCGTCGACGCACCCGACGCCAGCGCGGCCAGCGCGTCGGCCCGGCGTTGCCGCATGGTGCGCGGGTCATCGGAACACACCGTGGCAGCCAACTGGTCCAGCCGGCGACTGAACAGCGCCGCGTCGGGGGTGCGCACCGAGCCCCACAGCTGGGACAGGCCATCCTTGCCAGGGCCGACGTCGACATGGCGATCGTCATCGGCATGCCGCTCGTTGCGCACGCCGTCGGGGTCGAGATCTCGAACGAACCAGTCGATGATGTCGCTGATCTTGTTCCGGGACAGGGTGTTCCACTTCGGCGCGTTGGCCACGATACGACGATCGATGCTGGCGAGAGCATCGTCATCGGTGATCAGCCCGGTACGGTGCAACGCGACCCGCACGACGTGAAGCTCCACCTCACCGGCGGCGAAGAGCACCGCGAGTTGTGGTAGCCGTTCGATCAGGTCCAGCCCGGTCTGCATCTGAGAAGAAGCGCGATTGCGGCTGATCCCCAACTCTGCACCCACCTCGGCGGCGACCAGTTCCCAGTTGTCGATGCACCACTGTTCTCGATTGTCCGTAGCTGCTGCCTCGATGCGCCTGAGGGCCAGTCGGCCCGCCGCAAGGATGCGTGCCGCGATGGCTACTCGCTCTCGGTGGTGGGCCTGCCGCATGGTGTCCAGCAGAGCCGATTCATCGAGGGCGTCGAACACATGTTCGATGATACCAGTGATCCCGACAAGTTTCGAGACTTTTCGGCGGTCTTCTCATTTGGGTACGGACAGGTCAGGCATCGCTTGTGCGAGCTCGAAAGCTGTTGACACTCAGCGCAGTCGAAGCCCGCGCGGGGTCCTGGCGAATCCGGCGTCGACCAATGCATCGGCGGTGGCGCGCCGGTCCGGATGCGCAACGAGCTCGAGCACTGGAACGCCGTCGACCTTCTCGACCAACACCCCGCCGACCCGACCGCTGCCCACCAAGTCGACCAGGGCTCCGGCGGCGGCGCGTTGGGCCTCCTCGTCGGCGCTGAAGTTCAGCAGCGACCGCCCGCCGCGTTCGAGGAACCACACCAGGTCGCCGTCGACGAGCACCACCAGCGCGCCTGCTTTGCGCCCGGGGCGGTGGCTGGCATCGGTGTCCGCGCGCTGCGGCCACGGCAGCGCCGCCCCGTACGGATTGGCCGGGTCCGCGGCGGCGAGCACGACGGCGTGATACTCGGGGCGCTCCTGATCCACCGTGTCGAGGTAGGTGCGCAGCCGGTCGACGGTCGAGGCCACCGCGAACTGCGCCCCACCGAGCGACTCCACGAAATAGCCCCGCTGGCAACGGCCGGCCTCCTCGAACCCGCTGAGCACCTTGTAGAGCATCGCGAATCCGCCCGGCACCCCTTCGGTGGCCACCGCCCCCTTGGTGAGCACGCCGTAGCGGTTGAGCAGAAGCTCCGCGGAAAAGTGCGCTCGCAGAGTCGAATCCGGCTCACGGGCCGGCACCGCAGACCATCGCCCTGCCACCGTCGGATCGGCCGGCCTGCTTTGCGGATTGGCCACCGAATACCGGCTCAGTCGCGGTGCGCGACGCTGCCGGTGGGCGGGCGCCGTAGGTCGCCTGCCACCGGGCTTGCGACCGCCGGAGAGGATGGCTCGCACGGGAGCGAACGTGTCGCCGGTGACCCAGCCGGCCCAGATCAATTCCCACAGCGCGGCCTTGAACGACTCCTCCGACCCCTGCACCAGCTGGCGGAAGAAGAACGCCCCACGCGCCTCGCCCGGCGAGCCCAGGACATCGAAGATGGCGCGATGGGTGTCGGTGAAGTCGATCTCGGCGGGAGCGGCCATGGTCAGCGCAGCGGTGTCGGCATGATGGAACGCGATCCAGCCGTCGCTCCCGGAGATCGACCCCATGCCGGTCCAGGTGATCTCGCCGGAGGCCAGCAGTTCGTCGAGCATGGCGGGCTGGTAGTCGCGAACCCGGGGAGCGAAGATCAACGGTTCGACGGCCGACGCCAGAATCGGTACGCCGGCAAGCTGATCGATGACCCCGGCCAGGCCGTCCACCCCGGTGGTGGCCGAGCGGCCGACCTGCTGCCAGGCCGGGAGGAACCGGGCGTACGCGCTGGTGCTGACCGGCTCGACCTGCGCGCGCAGCGCCGCCAATGACCGGCGCCGCAGGATGCGGAGAACTTCCGCGTCGCACCATTGGTCGGCATCGTCGGAGGCGACGAACTCGCCCCGGATCAGCTTGCCGTCCAACGCCATCCGACCCAGTACATCGGCTGCCACCCGCAGGCCCAAGCCGAACCGGGCGGCCGCCTCCGAGGTGGTGAACGGTCCGCGGGTGCGGGCGAACCGCCCCATCAGCTCACCCAGTGGATCGGGCACCGTCTCGGTGAAACTGGTGGGCACCCCAACCGGAACGGCGACGCCCACCGCGTCGCGTAACCGGCCGATGTCCTCGATGCCGATCCACCACGCTTGCCCGGCGAACGACACGGGGAGAACCCGTTTGGCGGCGTGCAGCCCGGCCAGCCACCCCCCGACGTCAGCCGTCTGGCAGCGCTGCGCGATCTCGTCCTCGGTCAGGGGGCCGAGCAGCCGAAGCAGATCGGCCACTCCCTCGGCATCGCGCGCCTTGCGGTCCTCGGACAGGTGCTGCAGCTGACGCGATGTCGCGGCGATGACGTCGGGGTCCAGGAGTTCACGAAGTTCGACCCGGCCCAGTAGCTCGGCCAGCAGCGTGCTGTCCAGCGACAGGGCCGCCGCGCGTCGCTCGGCCAGCGGACTGTCGCCCTCGTACATGAATGCGCCGACGTAGCCGAACAGCAGTGAGGCCGCGAACGGCGACGGCATCGGTGTCTCGACCTCGACCAGCCGGACCCGGCGCTGGGCGATCCGGCCCATCAGATCGGTCAGTGTCGGGACGTCGTAGACATCCTGCAGGCACTCGCGCACCGCTTCGAGCACGATGGGAAAGTCGGGGTACTTGCGCGCCACATCGAGCAACTGGGCGGCCCGCTGGCGTTGATGCCACAGCGGAGATCGCTTGCCGGGATTGCGTTTCGGCAGCAGCAGGGCACGGGCGGCGCATTCGCGGAAC is a window from the Mycolicibacterium anyangense genome containing:
- a CDS encoding HNH endonuclease signature motif containing protein; protein product: MFDALDESALLDTMRQAHHRERVAIAARILAAGRLALRRIEAAATDNREQWCIDNWELVAAEVGAELGISRNRASSQMQTGLDLIERLPQLAVLFAAGEVELHVVRVALHRTGLITDDDALASIDRRIVANAPKWNTLSRNKISDIIDWFVRDLDPDGVRNERHADDDRHVDVGPGKDGLSQLWGSVRTPDAALFSRRLDQLAATVCSDDPRTMRQRRADALAALASGASTMRCGCGSNDCAVKPTSSPDTGHIVIHLLAEAATVSGEGNAAGFLPGFGAVPADVVQSLAARARLRPVIGGSELQAEPGYRPSQALADFVRCRDLTCRFPGCDRPAEVADIDHTVPYPLGPTHPSNLKLLCRAHHLLKTFYGSPGGWADRQMPDGTVIWTSPNGRTYTTKPAGALFFPQLSAPTEELTLPTAPPEQQPGRELMMPTRRRTRVQDRAARVQWERNRNQARAAADPPPF
- a CDS encoding ATP-dependent helicase, with the protein product MARFSALTRNWFAGTFVEPTAAQARAWAAIADGDNTLVIAPTGSGKTLAAFLWAIDRLAHEEPSKGTRVLYVSPLKALAVDVERNLRTPLTGITRIAERDGLPVPQISVGVRSGDTPPAQRRELITRPPDILITTPESLFLMLTSAARETLAGVQTVIVDEVHAVAATKRGAHLAVSLERLDAMLEKPAQRIGLSATVRPAEEVARFLSGGRPTTIVAPPAAKTFELTVQVPVPDMANLENNTIWPDVEARIVDLIEAHNSTIVFANSRRLAERLTSRINEIHAERCGIELAAPANREVPGGPPAHIMGSGQTYGAEPLLARAHHGSVSKEQRALVEEDLKTGRLKAVVATSSLELGIDMGAVDLVIQVEAPPSVASGLQRIGRAGHQVGEISRGVLFPKHRTDLIGCAVSVQRMLAGQIETMRVPTNPLDILAQHTVAACALEPVSADEWFDVVRRSAPFATLPRSAFEATLDLLSGKYPSTDFAELRPRLVYDRDNGMLTARPGAQRLAVTSGGAIPDRGMFTVYLATDTEKPSRVGELDEEMVYESRPGDVISLGATSWRITEITHDRVLVIPAPGQPARLPFWRGDDAGRPAELGQAVGRFTGELAGLDRDAFDSRCSALGFADYATDNLWQLLDDQRTATKVVPSDTTLLVERFRDELGDWRVILHSPYGLKVHGPLALAVSRRLLERYGIDEKPTASDDGIVVRLPDTEDTPPGAELFVFEPDEIEPLVTTEVGGSALFASRFRECAARALLLPKRNPGKRSPLWHQRQRAAQLLDVARKYPDFPIVLEAVRECLQDVYDVPTLTDLMGRIAQRRVRLVEVETPMPSPFAASLLFGYVGAFMYEGDSPLAERRAAALSLDSTLLAELLGRVELRELLDPDVIAATSRQLQHLSEDRKARDAEGVADLLRLLGPLTEDEIAQRCQTADVGGWLAGLHAAKRVLPVSFAGQAWWIGIEDIGRLRDAVGVAVPVGVPTSFTETVPDPLGELMGRFARTRGPFTTSEAAARFGLGLRVAADVLGRMALDGKLIRGEFVASDDADQWCDAEVLRILRRRSLAALRAQVEPVSTSAYARFLPAWQQVGRSATTGVDGLAGVIDQLAGVPILASAVEPLIFAPRVRDYQPAMLDELLASGEITWTGMGSISGSDGWIAFHHADTAALTMAAPAEIDFTDTHRAIFDVLGSPGEARGAFFFRQLVQGSEESFKAALWELIWAGWVTGDTFAPVRAILSGGRKPGGRRPTAPAHRQRRAPRLSRYSVANPQSRPADPTVAGRWSAVPAREPDSTLRAHFSAELLLNRYGVLTKGAVATEGVPGGFAMLYKVLSGFEEAGRCQRGYFVESLGGAQFAVASTVDRLRTYLDTVDQERPEYHAVVLAAADPANPYGAALPWPQRADTDASHRPGRKAGALVVLVDGDLVWFLERGGRSLLNFSADEEAQRAAAGALVDLVGSGRVGGVLVEKVDGVPVLELVAHPDRRATADALVDAGFARTPRGLRLR